A region of Streptomyces sp. NBC_01788 DNA encodes the following proteins:
- a CDS encoding transposase family protein, whose product MLVYPSGIDVSSSALRFLAQELRRHRRVIGSRWRRLNAGRQALLTLAHLRVGHTYAQLAAGFGVGTTPAYRYVTEAVDLLAALAPSLADAVRTASAKAYLLLDGTLLPIDRIAADRPFYSGKHKRHGMNVQVLADPFGRLLWASPALPGAVHDVRAAREHGIVDALAEADIKCWADKGYRGAGGTVRTPCWGRWETLSTGQQAVNRSHAKIRALVEQAMATLKSWRLLRKLRCSTTRITCLVQAVLTLHLASSDR is encoded by the coding sequence GTGCTTGTTTACCCGTCCGGCATCGACGTGTCCAGCTCTGCCCTTCGCTTCCTCGCTCAGGAGTTGCGGCGGCACCGCCGTGTGATCGGCTCCCGTTGGCGGCGGCTGAACGCCGGTCGTCAGGCCCTCCTCACACTCGCCCATCTGCGGGTGGGGCATACCTATGCCCAGCTCGCGGCCGGATTCGGCGTCGGAACCACACCCGCATACCGCTACGTCACCGAGGCCGTCGACCTACTGGCCGCCCTCGCACCCAGCCTGGCCGACGCCGTCCGCACCGCGTCGGCGAAGGCGTATCTGCTCCTGGACGGCACACTCCTGCCGATCGACCGCATCGCCGCGGACCGGCCCTTCTACTCCGGCAAACACAAGAGGCACGGGATGAACGTGCAGGTCCTCGCCGATCCCTTCGGCCGGCTGTTGTGGGCCTCGCCGGCCCTGCCCGGCGCCGTCCACGACGTCCGCGCGGCCCGCGAACACGGCATCGTCGACGCCCTTGCCGAGGCCGACATCAAGTGCTGGGCCGACAAGGGCTATCGGGGTGCCGGCGGCACGGTCCGTACCCCGTGCTGGGGGCGATGGGAGACCCTTTCCACCGGTCAGCAGGCGGTGAACCGGTCCCACGCGAAGATCCGCGCACTCGTCGAGCAGGCCATGGCCACCCTCAAGTCCTGGCGGCTCCTCCGCAAGCTCCGGTGCTCGACCACCCGGATCACCTGCCTCGTCCAGGCCGTCCTCACCCTGCATCTGGCCAGCTCAGACCGATGA
- a CDS encoding dihydrofolate reductase family protein, translating into MRTLISTAFISLDGVVEAPGGEPGYRNSGWTFKDIEFLPEAFDIKGREQKEATAMLMGRTSYEAFSPVWPDMADFADYKVMPKYVVSTTLTEDELVTGWGETTILRSLDEVAALKETEGGPIIVHGSAALNQSLSDAGLIDRYHLLVFPLLLGAGKRLFSATDKDTQKLKLVEHETYANGLQKNVFDVVR; encoded by the coding sequence ATGCGTACCCTGATCAGCACTGCCTTCATCTCGCTCGACGGCGTCGTGGAGGCCCCGGGCGGCGAGCCCGGCTACCGGAACTCCGGCTGGACCTTCAAGGACATCGAGTTCCTCCCCGAGGCGTTCGACATCAAGGGCCGCGAGCAGAAGGAAGCCACGGCGATGCTGATGGGCCGGACCAGCTACGAGGCATTCAGCCCGGTGTGGCCGGACATGGCGGACTTCGCCGACTACAAGGTGATGCCGAAGTACGTCGTCTCCACCACCCTCACCGAGGACGAACTGGTGACAGGCTGGGGCGAGACCACCATCCTGCGCTCGCTCGACGAGGTCGCCGCCCTGAAGGAGACCGAGGGCGGCCCGATCATCGTCCACGGCAGCGCCGCCCTGAACCAGAGCCTCTCGGACGCCGGTCTGATCGACCGCTACCACCTGCTCGTCTTCCCGCTCCTGCTCGGCGCGGGCAAGCGCCTGTTCAGCGCCACGGATAAGGACACCCAGAAGCTGAAGCTGGTTGAGCACGAGACATACGCCAACGGCCTGCAGAAGAACGTGTTCGACGTCGTCCGCTGA
- a CDS encoding ATP-binding cassette domain-containing protein: MIEAQQLTKRYGEKTAVNGLGFTVKQGTVTGFLGPNGAGKSTTMRMIVGLDAPTSGSVTVNGQRYARHRAPLQEVGALLEARSIHPGRSAYNHLRALALTHGIPRRRVDEVIDLAGLGSVAKKRAGAFSLGMGQRLGIAAALLGDPQTVMLDEPVNGLDPEGVLWIRNLLTSLASEGRTVFVSSHLMSEVSLVADHLIVVGRGRLLADTTVRDLVREAGGDAVKVATDDPARLRDVLAGDGVEITGRVGSEELQVTGLSAREIGLKAAEHGIPLFELTAKAVSLEEAFMELTRDAVEYHGSTTGTETSGSAA; the protein is encoded by the coding sequence ATGATCGAGGCACAGCAGCTCACCAAGAGGTACGGGGAGAAGACAGCCGTCAACGGGCTGGGCTTCACCGTGAAGCAGGGCACGGTGACCGGCTTTCTCGGCCCCAACGGGGCGGGCAAGTCCACGACGATGCGCATGATCGTCGGGCTTGACGCGCCGACGAGCGGGTCCGTCACGGTGAACGGACAGCGCTACGCCCGCCACCGGGCGCCGCTCCAGGAGGTCGGGGCGCTGCTGGAGGCGAGGTCGATTCACCCGGGCCGCTCGGCCTATAACCACCTCCGGGCGCTCGCCCTCACGCACGGCATCCCGCGCCGCCGGGTCGACGAGGTCATCGACCTCGCGGGTCTCGGCAGCGTCGCGAAGAAGCGGGCCGGTGCCTTCTCCCTCGGCATGGGCCAGCGGCTCGGCATCGCGGCCGCCCTGCTCGGCGATCCGCAGACCGTGATGCTCGACGAGCCGGTCAACGGACTGGACCCCGAGGGCGTCCTCTGGATCCGGAACCTGCTCACCTCCCTCGCGAGCGAAGGGCGCACGGTGTTCGTCTCCTCGCACCTGATGAGCGAGGTGTCACTGGTGGCTGATCACCTGATCGTCGTCGGGCGTGGACGGTTGCTGGCCGATACGACCGTACGGGACCTGGTCCGCGAGGCCGGCGGCGACGCCGTGAAGGTCGCGACGGACGACCCCGCACGGTTGCGGGACGTGCTGGCCGGAGACGGCGTGGAGATCACCGGCCGCGTGGGTTCCGAGGAACTGCAGGTGACCGGGCTGTCCGCCCGCGAGATCGGGCTGAAGGCGGCCGAGCACGGGATTCCGCTGTTCGAGCTGACCGCGAAGGCGGTGTCGTTGGAGGAGGCGTTCATGGAACTGACCAGGGACGCCGTGGAGTACCACGGCTCCACGACCGGCACCGAGACCTCCGGGAGCGCGGCATGA
- a CDS encoding 2OG-Fe(II) oxygenase encodes MGHGARKQLAELLDDAQRRGDFSTRIEMSARALRIEVDGVGELPLPLRAPVTKKLIAQARQASFGRGEQTLSDTRVRDTWEITPDRITLGGTDWDRTLDGVLDGVRTALGLAPTVVLRAEPHALLVYGKGQFFLPHQDSEKDDSMVGTLVVSLPSHHTGGELVVSHAGRSVVHQASREKLTFAAFYADCLHEVKPVKSGYRVTLTMNLLAERIRPTGEDDGDPVADLAHCLTEHFTEPAEERYAYGRQKAAPPNRLVYLLDHEYTQRGLDWDRLKGADATRTALLRQAAAETDCEAVLALAEVKETWDAHAPYDRYDYYGEVEHYDDCEDEECEGECLLDPDGEPGAERRRSGDFSSYELNELIDDEITLSWWTRPDGTGGEQINLPVAYAEVCATTENKDLTPYQSEYEGYMGNYGNTLDRWYRRAAVVLWPRQRSFTARAEAGSEGALRELQGHLDAGDLDRARTLAQSLAPIWKHHGSGEAAAALLAAALPVAVGLREADTATMLLAPFGVEALGERHAPGLAAAAARYGRTWARGAVSSWFGTVGAYTRADRAEWLESLPGLCTALRAADGDGDAMASPLAEGAWQAVEQQLTSWLGIGRETERRTGMEGLGASLARVLQAAGPETAGTIAATLRGLPDTALECLLPALRTAARQPTTIRDGAPAARAFQTLADHCEDRLAAALTRPVRAADDWSLTPAGTCRPGCGLCPDLDAFLTSRTRHVMEWPLAKDGRRHLHSRIDQAGLPVSHTTRRQGRPYVLVLTKTDAVFTREQATRTRAETDLAWLRDKWPRACG; translated from the coding sequence ATGGGACACGGAGCGCGGAAGCAGCTGGCGGAGCTGCTCGACGACGCGCAGCGGCGCGGGGACTTCAGCACCCGTATCGAGATGTCGGCCCGCGCGCTGCGCATCGAGGTCGACGGGGTGGGGGAACTGCCGCTGCCGCTGCGTGCCCCGGTCACCAAGAAACTGATCGCGCAGGCCCGGCAGGCATCCTTCGGCCGCGGCGAGCAGACCCTGTCCGACACCAGAGTCCGCGACACCTGGGAGATCACCCCGGACCGCATCACGCTCGGCGGCACCGACTGGGACCGCACCCTGGACGGCGTCCTCGACGGTGTCCGCACCGCGCTCGGTCTGGCGCCCACCGTCGTCCTACGTGCCGAGCCGCACGCACTGCTCGTCTACGGCAAGGGCCAGTTCTTCCTGCCGCACCAGGACTCCGAGAAGGACGACTCCATGGTGGGCACCCTGGTCGTCTCGCTGCCCTCGCACCACACCGGCGGCGAACTCGTCGTCTCGCACGCTGGCCGCAGCGTCGTCCACCAGGCGTCCCGGGAGAAGCTGACCTTCGCCGCCTTCTACGCGGACTGCCTGCACGAGGTCAAGCCCGTCAAGTCCGGCTACCGCGTCACCCTCACCATGAACCTCCTCGCCGAACGCATCCGCCCGACTGGCGAGGACGACGGGGACCCGGTCGCCGACCTGGCCCACTGCTTGACCGAACACTTCACCGAGCCGGCCGAAGAGCGCTACGCCTACGGCCGCCAGAAGGCCGCGCCCCCGAACCGCCTCGTGTACCTCCTCGACCACGAGTACACCCAGCGTGGCCTGGACTGGGACCGCCTCAAGGGAGCCGACGCCACCCGCACCGCCCTGCTCCGCCAGGCCGCCGCAGAGACGGACTGCGAAGCGGTCCTCGCGTTGGCCGAGGTGAAGGAGACCTGGGACGCGCATGCGCCGTACGACCGCTACGACTACTACGGCGAGGTCGAGCACTACGACGACTGCGAGGACGAGGAGTGCGAGGGTGAATGCCTCCTGGACCCCGACGGGGAACCCGGTGCCGAGCGCCGCCGCAGCGGCGACTTCTCCAGCTACGAACTGAACGAGCTGATCGACGACGAGATCACGCTAAGCTGGTGGACCCGCCCGGACGGCACCGGCGGCGAGCAGATCAACCTGCCCGTCGCGTACGCCGAGGTGTGCGCCACCACCGAGAACAAGGACCTGACGCCCTACCAGTCCGAGTACGAGGGCTACATGGGCAACTACGGCAACACCCTCGACCGCTGGTACCGGCGGGCTGCCGTGGTCCTGTGGCCCCGGCAGCGCTCGTTCACGGCCCGCGCTGAGGCCGGCTCCGAGGGCGCACTGCGGGAACTTCAGGGCCACCTGGATGCCGGGGACCTCGACCGGGCGCGCACGCTCGCCCAGTCGCTCGCCCCGATCTGGAAGCACCACGGTTCGGGCGAGGCGGCCGCGGCGCTCCTTGCCGCCGCCCTGCCCGTCGCGGTGGGACTGCGGGAAGCGGACACTGCCACGATGCTCCTCGCGCCTTTTGGGGTGGAGGCCCTGGGCGAGCGGCACGCCCCGGGTCTCGCGGCAGCGGCCGCGCGGTACGGACGGACGTGGGCCCGCGGGGCCGTCAGCAGCTGGTTCGGCACGGTTGGCGCGTACACTAGGGCCGACCGCGCGGAGTGGCTCGAATCGCTGCCCGGCCTGTGCACCGCGCTGCGGGCCGCCGACGGCGATGGGGACGCGATGGCCTCGCCGCTGGCCGAGGGTGCCTGGCAAGCAGTCGAGCAGCAACTCACCAGCTGGCTCGGCATCGGCCGCGAGACGGAGCGCCGCACAGGCATGGAGGGGCTCGGCGCATCACTGGCCCGCGTCCTGCAGGCGGCAGGGCCCGAGACCGCCGGCACCATCGCCGCCACGCTGCGCGGCCTGCCGGACACCGCCCTGGAATGCCTGCTCCCCGCCCTGCGCACCGCCGCCCGCCAGCCGACGACCATACGCGACGGCGCACCCGCCGCCCGCGCTTTCCAGACCCTCGCCGACCACTGCGAGGACCGGCTCGCCGCGGCCCTCACCCGCCCCGTACGTGCGGCCGACGACTGGTCCCTCACCCCGGCCGGGACATGCCGGCCTGGCTGCGGACTCTGCCCCGACTTGGACGCCTTCCTCACCTCCCGTACCCGCCACGTCATGGAGTGGCCGCTCGCGAAGGACGGACGCCGCCATCTCCACAGCCGCATCGACCAGGCCGGCCTGCCCGTCTCCCACACCACCCGGCGCCAGGGACGCCCCTACGTTCTGGTCCTGACCAAGACGGACGCCGTCTTCACCCGTGAACAGGCGACCCGCACCCGCGCCGAGACCGACCTGGCGTGGCTGCGGGACAAATGGCCCCGGGCGTGCGGTTGA
- a CDS encoding sensor histidine kinase, which produces MGPLVARLGRAGQRLRHADRARPWVLDTAVVVLVFLMFCLPDLLHAVGAIDGEGDGPRRFRLVFTRLPVAGMLALQAGLVLPLLWRRRAPAVAFGAIAAVFVLQWSLGAALRADVALFVALYSLALHGRLRQLPWACAATAGALGLVAARVSAAVSVWDALFFLLSTATAALALGLMIRIRRAQLAGLRDRAARLEIERDQRGRLAVAAERTRVAREMHDVVGHNLSVIITLADAGAYAAGVAPERGREALHLIGDTGRKALNELRRVLGVLREADGPPTKPELRPQPGLADINALCEGVRAAGLKVVYRTAGDVDVLDSGVQLTVYRIVQEALTNTLKHAGVGARANLAVAVEDTRLTITVQDSGPLVQADRTGTANEEGHGLVGMRERAALYGGHVNAGPEGAGWTVRAALDLTPQGGAR; this is translated from the coding sequence ATGGGGCCGCTGGTCGCCCGGCTCGGCCGGGCCGGCCAGCGGCTCCGGCATGCCGACCGGGCCCGTCCGTGGGTGCTGGACACCGCGGTGGTGGTGCTGGTCTTCCTGATGTTCTGCCTGCCGGACCTGCTGCACGCGGTCGGCGCGATCGACGGAGAAGGCGACGGCCCGCGCCGCTTCCGCCTCGTGTTCACCCGGTTGCCCGTGGCGGGCATGCTGGCCCTACAGGCCGGGCTGGTGCTGCCGCTGCTGTGGCGGCGCCGGGCGCCTGCCGTCGCGTTCGGCGCCATCGCGGCCGTGTTCGTCCTTCAGTGGTCCCTCGGCGCCGCGCTCCGTGCGGACGTCGCCCTCTTCGTCGCCCTGTACAGCCTGGCCCTGCACGGGCGGCTGCGGCAGCTGCCGTGGGCCTGTGCGGCCACGGCGGGCGCGCTCGGCCTGGTCGCGGCACGGGTGTCGGCGGCGGTGTCGGTCTGGGACGCGCTGTTCTTCCTGCTCAGCACGGCGACCGCGGCCCTCGCCCTCGGCCTGATGATCCGTATCCGGCGGGCGCAGCTGGCCGGGCTTCGGGACCGTGCGGCCCGGCTGGAGATCGAACGCGACCAGCGTGGCAGGCTCGCCGTCGCGGCCGAACGGACACGGGTGGCCCGTGAGATGCACGATGTCGTCGGCCACAACCTGTCCGTCATCATCACGCTCGCCGACGCGGGTGCCTATGCCGCCGGGGTCGCTCCGGAGCGGGGCAGGGAGGCCCTCCACCTCATCGGCGACACTGGCCGCAAGGCCCTGAACGAACTGCGCCGGGTGCTCGGCGTGCTGCGCGAGGCCGACGGCCCGCCGACCAAACCCGAGCTGAGGCCGCAGCCCGGTCTCGCGGACATCAACGCACTGTGCGAAGGGGTACGCGCCGCCGGCTTGAAGGTCGTCTACCGTACCGCCGGAGACGTCGACGTCCTCGACAGCGGGGTCCAGCTCACGGTCTACCGCATCGTGCAGGAGGCCCTGACGAACACCCTGAAACACGCCGGCGTCGGCGCGCGTGCGAACCTGGCTGTCGCCGTGGAGGACACGCGGCTGACCATCACCGTGCAGGACTCCGGCCCACTCGTCCAGGCCGACCGTACCGGCACGGCGAACGAGGAAGGACACGGCCTGGTGGGCATGCGGGAGCGAGCGGCTCTCTACGGCGGACACGTCAACGCGGGTCCCGAGGGCGCCGGCTGGACGGTTCGGGCCGCACTCGACCTCACTCCCCAGGGCGGTGCCCGGTGA
- a CDS encoding ABC transporter permease, with translation MSTLTATPESPETAQAAPARPAYRVTGRRVLASEWAKLWSLRSTWITLGLGLLFLVAFGVIAASRYKSGIDSGRPMHGDFADATAVSLSLFGTNFAQLALGVLGVLVTAGEYSTGMIRSTMAAVPRRLPVLWSKAAVYGLVALLIATVGAFVAFLVGSQVVSGTPAAMGLGHAGVLRSLLGAGLYLGLVGVIGTALGALLRSVAGGISVLVAVFMLVPGLISLLPSSWRGNIDPYLPSHAGESIFALTHDSTTLSPGTGLWVFLGWTALALAAAAYRLRRSDV, from the coding sequence ATGAGCACCCTCACGGCAACCCCGGAGTCCCCCGAGACCGCTCAGGCCGCGCCGGCCCGCCCCGCCTACCGGGTGACCGGACGGCGCGTGCTGGCCTCGGAGTGGGCCAAACTGTGGTCTCTGCGCTCCACCTGGATCACTCTCGGCCTGGGCCTGCTGTTCCTCGTCGCCTTCGGTGTCATCGCCGCGAGCCGCTACAAGTCCGGGATCGACTCCGGCCGCCCCATGCACGGCGACTTCGCCGACGCGACGGCCGTGAGTCTGTCCCTCTTCGGCACGAACTTCGCCCAGCTGGCCCTCGGCGTGCTCGGCGTGCTGGTCACGGCGGGCGAGTACTCCACCGGCATGATCCGATCCACCATGGCCGCGGTGCCACGCCGACTGCCCGTGCTGTGGTCCAAGGCGGCTGTGTACGGGCTGGTCGCGCTGTTGATCGCCACTGTCGGCGCGTTCGTCGCCTTCCTCGTAGGCAGCCAGGTCGTCTCCGGCACGCCCGCCGCCATGGGCCTCGGCCACGCCGGTGTCCTTCGCAGTCTGCTGGGCGCCGGGCTCTACCTGGGCCTGGTCGGCGTGATCGGCACCGCCCTGGGCGCGCTGCTGCGGTCCGTGGCCGGCGGTATCTCCGTCCTGGTCGCCGTCTTCATGCTCGTACCCGGACTGATCTCCCTGCTGCCCAGCTCATGGCGCGGGAACATCGACCCCTATCTGCCCAGCCACGCCGGCGAGTCGATCTTCGCCCTGACCCACGACTCGACCACCCTGTCGCCGGGCACCGGGCTCTGGGTCTTCCTCGGCTGGACGGCACTGGCGCTGGCCGCAGCGGCGTACCGGCTGCGGCGCAGCGACGTCTGA
- a CDS encoding response regulator transcription factor produces MTTVLIVDDQPLQRYGFRMLLDSVPETEVVGEASHGAEAVRKTAELRPDVVLMDVRMPGMDGIEATRRIVAAGDRSRVLMLTTFDLDEYVYAALRAGASGFLLKDARPEELLAGIRAVAVGDAVIAPALTRRLLHEFARLVPLGGDGSTEDPRLSSLTDREREILVAIGKGWSNGEIAAHFVLSESTVKTHVGRILAKIGARDRIQAVIFAYDHGLARPHGD; encoded by the coding sequence GTGACCACTGTGCTCATCGTGGACGACCAGCCGCTCCAGCGATACGGCTTCCGCATGCTCCTGGACTCGGTGCCCGAAACGGAGGTGGTGGGCGAGGCCTCGCACGGAGCGGAAGCGGTGCGCAAGACCGCCGAACTCCGGCCCGACGTCGTCCTCATGGACGTGCGCATGCCGGGCATGGACGGCATTGAGGCGACCCGTCGCATCGTCGCCGCCGGCGATCGCTCGCGCGTCCTGATGCTGACCACGTTCGACCTGGACGAGTACGTGTACGCGGCTCTGCGCGCCGGAGCCAGCGGCTTCCTCCTCAAGGACGCCCGCCCCGAGGAACTCCTTGCGGGCATCCGGGCCGTGGCCGTCGGAGACGCTGTGATCGCCCCCGCGCTCACCCGCCGTCTCCTGCACGAGTTCGCCCGTCTCGTGCCACTCGGCGGCGACGGCTCCACTGAGGACCCGCGCTTGAGCTCCCTCACCGACCGTGAGCGCGAGATCCTCGTCGCCATCGGCAAGGGCTGGAGCAACGGCGAGATCGCCGCCCACTTCGTCCTGTCGGAGTCCACGGTGAAGACTCATGTCGGCCGCATCCTGGCCAAGATCGGCGCCCGCGACCGCATCCAGGCGGTGATCTTCGCCTATGACCACGGCCTGGCCCGGCCTCATGGGGACTGA
- a CDS encoding IS1380 family transposase, protein MHTTASRPQLAVSADGHGVVSHAGSRLLADLADATGLTVAFNDVLRRLRPRGTGHAPGRIAVDIAVMLADGGEAIRDLGILRDQPTVFGPVASTTTAWRLLTDIDSTMLAALRAARAQAREVAWLQAAETGGGIPATRAAGRDLPGLVLDIDATLITCHSEKEQAAPTYKGGFGYHPLLCFLSNTGEAMSGLLRPGNAGANTATDHITVLDAALAQIPGAHRHGTPILIRADSAGGAKAFLAHLQTLRENGLDLRFSVGYPVTEPVRRAIRALPDNLWHPALDQNGTLRDGAEVAELTGMVDLAGYPAGTRLIVRRERPHPGAQLSLFDQDEGLRHQVFLTDTPFAGGGSAQFLEVRHRGHATVEDHIRTGQSTGFGRFPSRHFALNAAWFELSLTAIDLLAWTRLLLLDGELATAEPKKLRYRLLHAAARITRGGRRLRLRIATTWPWRHELASAFTRLQALPRPVT, encoded by the coding sequence GTGCACACTACCGCCTCGCGTCCCCAGCTCGCCGTCTCGGCCGACGGCCATGGAGTGGTCAGCCACGCCGGCTCCCGCCTGCTGGCCGATCTGGCCGATGCCACCGGCCTGACCGTCGCCTTCAACGACGTGCTGCGCAGGCTGCGGCCACGGGGTACCGGACACGCCCCCGGGCGGATCGCCGTGGACATAGCCGTGATGCTCGCCGACGGCGGCGAAGCAATCCGTGACCTCGGCATCCTGCGTGACCAGCCGACGGTGTTCGGCCCGGTCGCCTCCACAACGACCGCATGGCGGCTGCTGACCGACATCGACTCCACGATGCTCGCCGCGCTGCGGGCGGCCAGAGCCCAAGCCCGCGAAGTCGCCTGGCTGCAGGCCGCCGAAACCGGCGGGGGCATACCCGCGACCCGCGCCGCCGGGCGCGACCTGCCCGGCCTGGTCCTGGACATCGACGCCACACTGATCACGTGCCACTCCGAGAAGGAGCAGGCCGCACCCACCTACAAGGGCGGCTTCGGCTACCACCCGCTGCTGTGCTTCCTGTCGAACACCGGCGAAGCAATGTCCGGGCTCCTGCGGCCCGGCAACGCCGGAGCCAACACCGCCACCGACCACATCACGGTCCTCGACGCCGCGCTCGCCCAGATCCCCGGCGCCCACCGGCACGGCACCCCCATCCTCATCCGGGCCGACAGCGCCGGAGGCGCGAAAGCCTTCCTGGCCCACCTCCAAACCCTGCGTGAGAACGGCCTGGACCTGCGCTTCTCGGTCGGCTACCCGGTCACCGAACCAGTCCGCCGCGCGATCCGGGCCCTCCCCGACAACCTCTGGCACCCCGCCCTCGACCAGAACGGAACCCTGCGGGACGGCGCCGAGGTCGCCGAGCTGACCGGCATGGTCGACCTGGCCGGCTACCCGGCCGGCACCCGCCTCATCGTGCGACGCGAACGACCGCACCCGGGCGCCCAACTGTCCCTGTTCGACCAGGACGAGGGCCTGCGCCACCAGGTGTTCCTCACCGACACCCCCTTCGCGGGAGGCGGTTCCGCCCAGTTCCTGGAGGTCCGCCACCGCGGGCACGCCACCGTCGAAGACCACATCCGCACGGGCCAAAGCACCGGATTCGGCCGCTTCCCCTCCCGCCACTTCGCTCTCAACGCCGCCTGGTTCGAGCTGTCCCTGACCGCAATCGACCTGCTGGCCTGGACCCGCCTCCTGCTGCTGGACGGCGAGTTGGCCACCGCCGAACCCAAGAAGCTCCGCTACCGACTGCTGCACGCCGCCGCCCGCATCACCCGCGGCGGACGCCGCCTGCGACTACGGATCGCCACCACCTGGCCCTGGCGACACGAGCTGGCCAGTGCTTTCACCCGCCTGCAGGCCCTGCCCCGACCGGTCACCTGA
- a CDS encoding cytochrome P450 — MSGRQTEARTADGPQPLMPDRAPRPLPVDRTSPVDPPAEFRCLRAELPVAPLVFPDGPPGWLVTRYDDVRAALADPRFSSRRPHLNSHVRASLITPAEMAALRPSDLLTSDPPEHTRLRRLISGQFTSRRMNLLAGRIQTIVDQHLDALAAAPRPADLMPTVALPVPSLVISELLGVPFTDRDLYQRLTGELLSLDRTRDQLLAAKAEMKSYLLRLIGIRRVEPDDDLLSGLLQAQSADATLSDDEIAALAQLVLIAGHETTANVIGLAVLLLLRPPRLWDTVRQRPELVDGVVEETLRYATVLQFGLLRVAREPLTIAGQSIAAGERVVLHLPAANRDPVRFTDPDHFDVQRPDAARHLSFGHGPHHCVGDQLARIEVRTVLATMLSRFPDLRLATGPDEVPTHTHRVVHGPARLLVDFTP; from the coding sequence GTGAGCGGTCGCCAGACGGAGGCGAGGACCGCCGACGGGCCGCAGCCCCTGATGCCCGACCGGGCGCCGCGGCCCCTGCCCGTCGACCGCACCTCCCCGGTGGATCCGCCCGCCGAGTTCCGGTGCCTTCGCGCGGAGCTGCCCGTGGCACCGCTGGTGTTCCCCGACGGCCCGCCGGGCTGGCTGGTCACCCGGTACGACGACGTCCGCGCCGCCCTCGCCGACCCCAGGTTCAGCTCCCGGCGTCCCCATCTGAACTCCCACGTCCGAGCCAGTCTCATCACCCCCGCTGAGATGGCCGCGCTGCGCCCCTCTGACCTGCTCACCAGCGACCCGCCGGAGCACACCCGGCTGCGCCGCCTGATCAGCGGCCAGTTCACCAGCCGCCGGATGAACCTGCTCGCCGGGCGGATCCAGACCATCGTCGACCAGCACCTCGACGCCCTGGCCGCCGCACCCCGACCGGCGGACCTGATGCCAACCGTCGCCCTGCCCGTACCGTCGCTGGTGATCAGCGAGCTCCTGGGCGTGCCCTTCACCGACCGCGATCTGTACCAGCGCCTGACCGGCGAGCTTCTCTCCCTCGACCGCACTCGCGACCAGCTCTTGGCGGCCAAGGCGGAGATGAAGTCCTACCTGCTGCGCTTGATCGGTATCAGACGTGTGGAGCCGGATGACGACCTGCTCTCCGGCCTCCTCCAGGCGCAGAGCGCCGACGCGACGCTGAGCGACGACGAGATCGCCGCCCTTGCTCAGCTCGTCCTCATCGCCGGCCACGAGACCACCGCCAACGTGATCGGCCTCGCCGTCCTCCTCCTGCTGCGCCCGCCCCGGCTCTGGGACACGGTGCGCCAGCGGCCCGAGCTCGTCGACGGGGTGGTCGAGGAGACGCTGCGGTACGCGACGGTCCTCCAGTTCGGACTCCTGCGGGTCGCCCGCGAACCCCTGACCATCGCCGGGCAGAGCATCGCGGCGGGCGAGCGAGTCGTCCTCCACCTGCCCGCCGCAAACCGCGATCCTGTCCGCTTCACCGACCCCGACCACTTCGACGTCCAACGCCCCGACGCCGCCAGGCACCTCAGCTTCGGCCACGGCCCCCACCACTGCGTCGGCGACCAACTCGCCCGCATCGAGGTGCGCACCGTCCTGGCCACGATGCTGTCCCGCTTCCCGGACCTGCGCCTGGCCACCGGCCCAGACGAGGTCCCCACCCACACGCACAGGGTCGTCCACGGCCCGGCCCGCCTCCTGGTGGACTTCACCCCATGA